TTGATGTGCTTCTTTTCGGTAAGTAGCCTGCTCAAGTACGGATTTAAGCAGCTTATTTTTTATTGCTGCGTCAGCAGTTTCTTTATATACATCTAAGACATGCTCTAACTTTGGGACGATGTCTTTGCGTGCTTTTTCATGTTGTAGCTCCTTGGCCAACAATTGTCTTGTTTCTAATATAGCCGTCTCAGCCTTTGATATTCGTTCTGATAACTTTTTAGACCTATCCCGGTATATTTTTTCGTCATAGATGCCCTTTTCTAAGAGATCATACAGTTTATTTTTTTGTTGCTCAAGCCCTACTAATTCTTTTTGTAAATTATGATAGGCTTTGTTCTTCCTATTTATTCTATTATCTTGTCTTTCTGGCAACCTAAAATTTTCCCATTGAGTCTGATATTCATCAAGCCACGTCGTCAGCCCTTCTATGACTTCTCTTTCTACATATTCGAATCTGCAGCTTTTATTGGTACAATGTCTATTGTAACACATAAGATGAGGATATTGTTGGTGAACGTAGGGCCTATATATCATAGAACTGCCGCAAAGGTCACATTTGATTAAGCCCGCTAATGGATTGGTGATTCCATTCAGTAGCCGATAGGGAGGATGATATCTTTTTGCAAGCATATCCTGGACTTTATTAAATTCTTCTATTGTTACATAAGGCTCATGTGCATCATACACCCAGATTTGCTCATTACGAGGTCGGGAGCGAGTATCGCGCTTTTTTCCAGGCACAATGGATTTTTTTTGTTCTTTTTTTTTCCACGCAACGATTCCTGCGTAGACGGGATTTTTTAGAATGACAAGAACGGAAGGGGCAGTCCAGATTTTTCCGGTGTAGGATAAATAACCAAGACGGTTCAATTCGTTGGCTATTTTACTTGTGCCCATATCTTCATGGCGATATAGTCGCCAAATGAGGGCTGTTGGCTTAGCTTGTTTTGGGTTCTTGATAAGATATCGCTTACGGTCTTTTTTCTCAATCAGATAGCCATAGGGAGGCAGAGTGCCAAGATAATTGCCATCTTCAATAGAGCGCAGTCGGCCGCCCTGCAACCGCCTAGTAATGATTTTTAATTCTTTCCGCGCCATGAAGGCTTCGAATTCGGTATATTCTTCATCAAGGTCATCATCTAAATCGTAAATTTTGCGTGGCGTAACAATTTTAGTATGTGAATTTTTAAATGTATCAATAATGAGGCCTTGATCTTGCATTTTACCGCGACCAAGGCGATCAATATCCATACACCATACGGAGTTCCATTTGCCTTCTTCGACTTCTTTTAATAGTTCTATTACTACAGGCCTGTGAATGACATTTTCACCAGAGACTACCTCTTCAAATACTTTTGTTATAGCAACGCCATACTCTTTTGCTAATTTAAATAAAGCTTTACGGTGTTTAGACAATGTTTCACCTTCGCCGCGTGCTTCGGCTTCTTGGTCTTCACGAGACTTGCGGAGGTAGAAGCAAGCGGGTCCTAGGTCTTTATCATTATTACGCCTATTATTCAAGATCATCGCCTCTTCCTGATACGCTATGCATTTTTAGTCTCATTATAAGTCCCTTTTCTATAAATATAATATTGAATGTGCAAATAGATTCCATGTAAAACAATGAGAGAGCGCCTGTCCAATCAGTGTTGTCCATACGAGTCATTCGCATAGGATGTCTAGAGGTGATTCGATGGAACGGAAGTATGATGTTACATACAAATTTAGAAAAGCTGTTGTTCACGTCGTAGCTCCTGCAGCGATGACGGAAAAGGAACGGTTGAACCGAGTTTGCGAATTTCATCATGCCGCTTGGGAGGCATGGAATTCACTACCGGAGCAGAAACGTCTTGAAATTAATGCAGCTTGTAAAAAAGGGTGAACCTTATGTCTAGACCTGTAAATTCTCGTTTAGATTAATGAAGTATGGAAGTAGAAACTTTTTTGTTAGTCACTCTCTAGAAATGCGACGGGTTGATTTAACTTTATTAGTGCAAGGGGGGATAGCTTCAGTGTTCGATTCGGTTGCCTGGATCCTCCGTATACAAAGGAATATTGCAAAAGTCTTTTATCAAATATAGTTGGAATATTTAAGCCGACCATGGGGGTGTCGCCAGGATCAAAACCCGTGATTTTACGGATCTTGTCCTTATTTGCCAGTTTAGCTTGAGAAACATTGACAATTTTTGCAATGAGTTCAAAGTCAATACGACTACGGCTTCCTGAGAAAATGATTGAGAAATATCCCTTGTCAGTTTTAGTAATTAAAGTGGGCGCAGTCTGTCCGGCTTCAATTCCGAAGTATTCAGCTCCTTCAGTTGCTGAGTAAATTTGTTTTTCGTGGAATATAAATTCATAACAAAATTGGACTTTTCCAAAATGTCTTTAATGATATCCATTTTAAGGCTCCTTACAGTTTTGGTTTATTTTAGCATAATTAACAATTACTTTGTTTATTTTTTTAGCTATTGTAGAAGTTTAGTTGATGCGGTTTTAGGCGTTGATCGGTTTCTTTGCATGGAAAAGCCAGAGTATTTCCCTACGATAAGGAATCTCTGGCAAACTGTTGGATACTGAGCGGTTAGGCATGATATTTTATTTTGAATTTTTCTCTTGTTTAGGATAGACAGAATTTTTAATATCGGGTGGTGCAGCTTTACCATTTAATTGTGAAATGACATGTGTTGCGCGATCAAATTTTTTGGTTTGGTCATTTGCTTTTTTCAAAGAAGTCACCTCCTTAGCGTAGTTTTTCCAAAATCTTTGGATCATTATTCGCAAAATATCTTCCTGAAAAATGGATATAACGAATTGAGAGTATCTATTGTGTGAACTAATGATATTAATAAGAGTGAGGTTGATGATATTATTATTCGTTGATTTATTTGGTATTAAAAAAAATTTAAAAATTTAGCTGATTTATGTTAAGTTTTTCTTAATTTATATCGATAATATAGGAAATAAGTCCTGTTGATAGCCAAGGAGGGCGATTAATATGATTTTAAAAGTAGAACTTTCACAGCCTATATTTGACAACTATAAGCGTGAGCCTCAGACATCCAAGGATGGAGTAAAAAAGAAGAACACGAATTCATTTGCAAATGTCTTGGAAAATACAATTAAATCAAAATCTACTGGCAGTTAAGTTTTATAGAACCAATTTCTGTTAACTTGGGCTTTGGTTAGAAAAGCATTGGTTATGATAGTGCCGCTGGTGTCGAGCGTTCAACCATGATTTTTTCGGTGTTTAGAAAGAATTTGCGATAAGTTAGGTGACAAGCATAGAAAATGATACAGATAAACTGACAAAGGGAATGAGATTACGTTGATTGATGTGCTTGGAACTGCGCCTGATGTTGTGGCAGACGCAGTAGAAAATCAGTGTGAACAGGAACGACTGGGGCGGCAACTGAATAAATTGAGCGGTAGGGAAAAGTGGGTGCTTGAAATGCGTTTTGGTATGCCCGGGGGGGCTAAAAAAACGCAGCGTGACATTGCTAAATTGCTGGGAATATCTAGAAGCTATGTTTCACGCATTGAAAAACGGGCGATAAATAAGCTAGGGAAGCATATGTCAGCAGAAGAACCTTAATTATCCCGGATGTGCGATCTGTAAATGTAAAATAGAATACGAAGCATACAAAAAAAGGCGGGTATCTTTTGATAGAAGAACCTGCCTTTTTCTATGTTTACAATTAATAGGTTTCAACAAAGACTTCAAAGTAGCCTTGTGGATGGGCACAAGCCGGGCAAGTCTCCGGGGCAGTGTTGCCTTCATGAATATAGCCGCAATTATTGCATTTCCAGCGCGTGGTGCCTACTTTTGTGAAGGTCTGATTATTGACTAGATTGTCATGGAGTTTATTAAATCGTTCTTCATGATGCTGTTCTACTGTGGCGATTTCTCTAAATACCGTTGCAATCAGGTTAAATCCTTCTTCTTGGGCAACATCTGCAAAATGAGGATATAATTTACTCCATTCTTCATTTTCACCAGCCGCAGCAGAAACTAAATTTTCTTTCGTGTTGCCCAGGGCGACAGGAAAATCTGCCTCGATGGTTACCGTTTCCTTATTCAGACTTTCTGCCAAAAATTTAAAGAACCGTTTGGCATGTTCTTTTTCATTGTCGGCAGTTTCCGTAAAGATGTTGGAAATCTGTACGTAGCCTTCGTTTTTGGCTTTAGATGCATAATAAGTGTAACGATTTCTAGCTTGAGATTCACCTGCAAATGATTTCATTAAATTTTCAGATGTTTTTGTACCTTTTAAGGATTTCATAGTAAAACCTCCTCGCACATGTAATTTGTTAATAGCAAAAATTGTAACATTTAACTTATTCTTTGCGAAACATTGAAATCCTATGAGAAAAAAATTTGTTATTTTATAGTTTACGCATTGGTCGCAAGAAGAGCCTTAGGCAGGATTATGTTTTTTTATTGTGGAATGAATGAAAACAGTGTTAGTTGATCCTGTGGAGGTGTTCTGACTTGAAAATATTGCATACAGCAGATTGGCATATAGGTAAGATTGTGAATCAAACGCATCTGACAGAAGATCAGAATTTTGTACTTCATTCATTGATTGAGCTGATTCAAAGTGAAAAACCGGATGTGCTTGTGATAGCAGGTGATATCTATGATCGGGCCATACCTCCTGTTGAGGCTGTTGATTTATTAGATGATGTATTGAGTAAGGTTTTGCTGGAATTAAAGGTGCCGGTGCTGATGATTGCGGGCAACCATGATAGCCCTGATCGTTTAGGTTTTGGCAGTCAGTTGTTAAAGGCCAAGGGGCTGCATATTGAGGGGCGATTTCAAAAAGAGTTACAGCCCGTTGTTTTAACAGATGAATATGGGCCAGTCAATTTTTATTTAGTTCCTTATGCACCGCCGGCGATTGTGCGTGATATTTTAGGGAGGGACGATGTAGTCAATCATGACACAGCTATGCAGGCTGTCATCGATGTGATTGAAAAGCAATGGGATCCGAAGGCGAGAAACGTGCTTGTGACGCATGGTTTTGTGCGAGGCATGGCCGACTTAGAATATAGTCAGTCGGAAAAGTCTCTTTCCACGTTGGAGTCGCTAGGTGGAGCCGATTATGTTGATGTAAATCGTTTCAGAAGATTTACTTATACGGCACTGGGGCATTTACACGGACCACAAACAGCAGGTTGTGAGCGAGTGAGGTATGCGGGATCACTGCTTAAATATTCTTTTTCTGAAACGAATCAGCATAAATCTGTTACACTGGTTGAATTAGGGGCCACAGGGGACATTACTTTAGAATGTAAAGTTCTTACGCCTCGGCGGGATATGAGAAAAATCAAAGGGCAGTTGCACCAGTTGCTGGACCCTGCCGTTTATACAGGAACGACTGTTGATGACTATCTTCATGTTACCTTGACTGACGAGGGCGAACTAATGGAGCCTATGAGTAAGCTAAAGTCTGTTTATCCCAATGTTCTTTCGCTGGAGTATGAAATCAAGGAACGCTGCGCAGGCGAAGATAAGACATCAGCTGGTGCAGAATATAAACAGCAGTCGAAATTAGAACTTTTCAAAGACTTTTATTCAGATATAACGGGACTTACCTTTGATGAATGCAAGACGGCGATTGTGGCGGAAGCGATTGCTGCAGTGGACGCAGAAGACAGGGGGCGCTAGGAGTGAAACCGCTTAAATTGAAAATGACAGCTTTTGGCCCTTATGCCAAGGAACAGGTGATTGATTTTACAGAACTCGGGGCTCATCAGTTGTTTGTTATTACAGGGGATACAGGTGCTGGAAAGACGACGATTCTGGATGCTATTTCCTATGCTCTGTATGGTAGAGCCAGTGGTCGTGACCGAGATAATGACAGTTTGCGCAGCCATTTTGCTGAATTCGATTTACTGACGTCGGTTGAACTTGATTTTGAAATTGGCGGCGAGCGATATTGGATTCGGCGCTTGCCTAAGCAACAGAAAGCGAAGTCTCGGGGCACGGGCTTTACGGAGCAAAATGCAGAGGCTGAGCTTAAGTTTTTTGATGGACAAACCTCTGTTATAGCGGGTGTGACAGAAGTTAATAATAAGATGATCGCGCTCATGGGGCTGACTTATGAACAATTTAAACAAATTATTATGATTCCTCAGGGGGAGTTTCGTGAACTCTTAACGGCAGATAGCAAGGCGCGGCAGGATATTTTGCAGAAAATTTTTGGTACGGAAAGTCTACGCCGCATTCAGGAATTACTGGAGAATAAGGCGACAGCATTAACACGAGAGGTGGCTGTTTTAAGTAATCAACGTGATGAGTTTATTCGAAGTATCGATGGTAGTTGTTTTGTTGAACTTCAAGAACTCCTTGCACGTGATGCCTATGCAGTACCCGCTGTTCTTGCCGCATTAACGAAAGCTATTGCGTCAGATGAGGCAGCGGCTCAAAAGCTCCAAGCCGGAATTGTTGACAAGGAAAAAGCTCTTGCTGACAAGCAGGCGGAGATTTTCCGTGGGCGTGAAATAAATGGTAAACTCCTGGAGCGCGATGAAGCACTGCAAAAAAAGCAGTACTTAGTAGCTCGTCAGACTGAAATAGAGCACAAGAAAAACAAGCTGACGAATGGTAGAAGGGCATTAAATTTACAAACTGTGGACAGGGAGTGCCAAAGCCGTAATCGTGTTGTTCAAGATAAAAAAAACCAGTTAGAGAAGGCGCAGAGTCAAGTTGTAGCGGCTGTAGCGGCACGAAATGAAGCCGAACAGTTGTACCGATTAGAAAAGGATAAAGAGGCTGAGAAAAATAACCTGTTGGCAGAGATGACTCGCCTTGAGGGACTGCGTGCTAAAGTAGCTGATTGGGATGTTAGGCAGAGACAGGTTGTAACATTACAGTCAAAATTGATAAAGGTAAAACAAGATAAAGAAAAAGCCGAAATTTTATTACAGGAAAACCGCACCAAATTGATGGTCTGTCAGGATGATTTAAACAAGGCTCAAGCCGATGCTGTCAAATTTGTTCAATTAACACTGGCGCTGACTGAAGCGACTGAGCGTTACACAAAGGTCCAAATGCTAGAGCAGGAAAACAAGCAGTTAGGTGTGCTCCGATTGATCTATAGCCAAGGACGTCATGAAGAGAATGAGAAACGGAAAGACTATGAACAGGCTCAGTTAAATTATGAAGCGGCACAACGTGTTTTTCTCGAAGGGCAGGCGGGTCAATTAGCGGCGCGTCTTATTTCGGGTCAGCCATGTCCTGTATGTGGTTCGATAGAACATGTTCGTCCGGCTGTTATGCAGGGGAATATTCCTGATGATTTGGCACTGAAAAAATTAAAGAAAGTGGAAAAAACAGCGCAAGCGGCTTGGGAAAAGGTCAATCAAAAGTATCAACAAGCGCAGGTAAGAGGTAAGTCGCAAAAGGAAATTGTTGAGCGGCTGAAGCAGGAACTTGATGCTCTTGTGGACGAAGATCTTAGCAGTTTAGACAAGGAACAATTAACAAGCTATCTTGCAAATACAGTACCGAAACTCAAAGAGAGAATGACCGAACTTTCTCGCCTGAGGGAAAAGCTTGCAGCTCATAATAAGCCAGAACAGGCGTTGCGGGATCAGTTGATTAAAATTAATAGCGATATACTCGACATGGAAAAGCAAGTTACTACTTTAGGTGAGGAATATACACAAGCTTTTTCTGAATTTCAGAGTACTCAAATTTTAGTAGAAAATTTATCAGGAGAATTAGAACCTGCTATTCGTTCGACAGCTAAGCTGGAACAGGCCATTCAGCAGATAAAAAGCCAGTTCGATTTGTTAAAGAGCAGACTGGAGCAAGCGGAGCAGCGCATGACAGCAAGTAAAGTTGATTATGCTAAAAAAAGCTCTGAAAAAGAAGGGGCTTTGGCCACTGTAGCAGAAGCCCAGAATGAAGTAGAATTGGCTGAAAAACGATTTTTGGCGGCTCTCGTTGCGAGTGGATTTGATGGGAAAGACGATTATGAACAAGCGAAGCTTGATGAATCCGCTATTCAAGCTTTAGATAAAGAAATTGCGGCTTATTACGAAGAACTTCGTTCAGTGCAGGATCATTGGACGCATTTGGAGCAGCAAGTAGCAGGACTACATGTAGTGCTTATTGAACAGCTGGAAGTCGAGCGGTTGGCTTTAGAGACTGAAAAAAGTCGGTTAAGTGAGCTTAGGACAACTGTTTGGACGAGAAAATCACTGAATCAGAAGCTATTTGAACGCATCATCAAACTCAATACACAGATTGAAAAGCAAGAAGAGCAGCACCAGTTAATTGGTCATTTAGCGCGAATTGCCAAAGGCGATAATGCGCAGAAGGTTAGTTTTGAACGCTATGTACTTGCGGCATTTTTTAATGATATTATTCATGCTGCCAATATTCGTCTGGATACCATGACGGGCGGGCGGTACCGCATGAATCGTATTGTGGAAAAAGGCAAGGGAAGTGGCCAAAGCGGCTTGGAAATTGAAGTGTTTGACTATTATACAGGTCAAGCTCGCCATGTGAAAACTTTGTCAGGTGGAGAAAGTTTTAAGGCGTCCTTGGCGCTTGCTTTAGGGTTGGCAGAAGTCGTGCAATCTTATGCTGGAGGTGTTAGTCTGGAAACGATGTTTGTTGATGAGGGATTTGGCACGTTGGACCCGGAATCACTTGATCAGGCCATTCAATGTCTCGTTGATTTGCAGCATTCAGGTCGCTTAGTCGGCATTATATCGCATGTACCGGAGCTCAGGGCTAGTGTCGATGCAAGACTCGAAATTGAGGCTGGAAAAGATGGCAGCAGCGCGCACTTCTGTGTGTTGTAGCCTTTCAAAGAGAGGGGGGAAATATGAAAACATTACCCATTGATGATGTATTAGAAGAAATAAAGACTACCCTTCAATTACAATCCCGGTTGGTTCTTGTTGCTCCGCCTGGGGCAGGAAAAACAACAAGAGTTCCACTTGCTTTGTTAAACGAACCATGGCTGAGTGGAAAGCGTATGATTATGTTGGAGCCTCGGCGACTCGCCGCACGCAGGACTGCATCTTATATGGCATCCTTACTCAAGGAACCGGTTGGACATAATGTTGGTTATCGCGTCAAATTTGACACAAAAGTAGGACCGGCTACGCGGATTGAGGTAATTACAGAAGGTGTCTTTCTTCGCATGATTCAACAAGATCCGGCATTGACCGGCGTGGGACTGGTGATTTTTGATGAGTTTCATGAGCGAAGTCTTGACGCTGATTTAGGTTTGGCACTATGTTATGAGTCTCAAAGCATTTTACGCGCTGATTTGCATATGCTAGTGATGTCAGCTACGCTTGCTGCCCAACCGATAGCAGACTTGCTCGGTCATGCGCCTGTCATTGTGAGTGAAGGGCAGCTGTTTCCTGTGGAAACGCGTTATCTTGAGCGACGGGCATCTGAGCGAGTGGAAGATCTCGTTACACTCGCTGTTAAGAAAACGTTGCAGCACGATAAGGGAGATGTTTTGGTATTTCTGCCTGGAGCCGGAGAAATTCATCGGGTGAAGCGAGCATTGGAAGCTTTTGAGCGCGATAATTCTCTTCACATTCTGCCCTTGTATGGCAATTTGTCGCAACAGGAGCAAGATCGAGCTCTTGCTCCGACCAAACAACAGGGCGAACGAAAGGTCATCTTAGCTACTTCGATCGCAGAAACAAGCTTGACAGTAGAAGGTGTCCACGTTGTGATTGATTGCGGTCTCATGCGCCAGCCGCGGTTTTCGCCGCGCACAGGTATGAGCCATTTGGATACGTTTCGTGTTTCGCGTGCTTCAGCTGATCAACGTCGCGGACGGGCGGGGCGATTAGGTCCAGGCATTTGTTATCGGTTATGGACGAAACAAGACGATAGTCATTTGCTTCGTGAAACAGTGCCGGAAATTCTTGTTGCCGATCTTACGGGTTTGGTTCTTGAACTTGCCTTATGGGGTGTGAAAGATTCGGCGGAACTTGTTTGGCTGAATCCTCCGCCTGCCGCCGCTATTCAACAAGCTCAAAAGTTGCTTACCGAGCTTGGCGCTTTAGACGTTTCTAACGGCATTACGCCGCATGGTAAACAAATGGCTGCAGCAGGAATTCATCCGCGTCTTGCTCATATGATTGTTAAGGCCAGAGAACTTGGTTGGGGCTTCTTAGCCTGTAAGTTAGCAGCTGTTCTTTTGGGGCGGGAGTTGTTTACTGCTAATGGGGCTGGTTCTGATGTTGATTTGCGGTGGCGCATTGAGGCCTTGCAGGGAAGACACCCTCAGGCAGTTAACATTATTGTTTGTCAACAAATAAAACAAGAGGCAGCTCTTTTAGAGCAAAAATTTGGTCTTGCCAAGGAAGAGCAATTTGATCTTTCTGTGTGTGGTTTGCTTTTGGCGTTTGCCTATCCTGATCGTATTGCTAAGCGGCGCAGTGATGGCAGATATTTGCTGCAAAATGGTCGAGGTGCCAGGTTAAGAGGGGATCAACTGTTTGGCCGAGAGTCTTATATTGTAGCGGCAGAACTTGCTGATACAGGGGTAGACAGTTTGATTTATTTAGCAGCACCGGTGTCTGAAGCGGAACTGTTTCAGTATTTTTCTGATCAGATGATTAAAGAGGAACTTGTGGAATGGGATGAAGTGTCGCAGTCTGTTCAAGCCCGCACATTGGAATGGTTTGGCGCTTTGCTGATGAAAGAACGTCCCTTATTGCATCCAGCTGCTGAACGTGTTCTTGAAGCTTTACTTAAGGGTATCCGGCAAATAGGATTGTCCATTTTACCCTGGACAAAGGGAGCACAGCAACTAAGGTTACGGTTGGCTTTCATGCATGCTTATGCCCTCAAGGATTGGCCGGATATGTCTGATGAAAATTTGCTTTTATCTCTTGAAGAGTGGCTTGCTCCCTATTTGATGGACTTGTCTCGACGCAGCGATTTACAACGGCTGAATCTGGTGGATATTTTAATGGCCCGGTTGACGTGGCAACAGCAGAAGGAACTCAATGTTTGTGCGCCTACACATATGATTGTCTCAAGAGGACAGAAAATACCGATTGACTATTCTAATCCGAGAGTACCTAGATTATCTGTTCGTCTGCAACAACTGTTTGGTCAACTAGAGACGCCCAAAATTATGCGTGGCAAAGTAGCGCTTACGATTGAATTGCTATCACCTGCTGGACGTCCCGTACAGATTACGCAAGATTTGTTGAACTTTTGGCAGACTACCTATTTCGCAGTCAAAAAGGATCTCATGGGCAGGTACCCAAAACATTATTGGCCGGAAGATCCATTGACAGCTCTGCCTACCCATCGGGTTCGTCCCAAGACTTAAGCAAATGAATCTGATTCGAATATTTTTCTAGAGGGTGAACAAAGGGGTGAATCACAACTTGATGGATAGTACGATCAATGAGGCACAGTGTCTCATGCAAGCACTCCAGTCGGCAGGATTTGCGGCCTATCTTGTGGGCGGGGCTGTAAGGGACTTATTGCTTGGTCGTGTTCCTAAGGATTTTGACATTGCTACAGCCGCTCTGCCTGATCAAGTCATAGCCGTTTGTCGCAGTCGCGGCTGGAGCATTATTGATAAACTAGGAAAAAATTTTGGTGTTACAGCTGTTATTGTTAAAGGCGTAACCTTAGAGGTGGCGACTTTTCGCCGTGAATGTTACGGCGAAGATGCTCATCGTCCTGAACAGGTTTGGTATGGCACTTCGCTTAAAGAAGATTTAGCGCGGCGTGATTTTACAATCAATGCCATGGCCCTATCACTTCAAGGTGACATCATTGATCCCTTCGGGGGACAGCAGGATTTGGCGCGCCAGCTTATACGTACGGTAGGAAACCCTAAAGAACGGTTTCAAGAGGATGCGCTGAGGATGTTTCGCGCCTGCCGCTTTGCGGCCCAACTTGGTTTTATTGTAGATGAAGCCGCGCTTGTTGCTTTGTCTGAGTTTCATACGCGGGTGAGAGGATTGGCACTAGAGCGTGTAAGAGATGAAATTTCGCTAACCTTAATTGCTGATCAGCCTGATGTTGGACTTGGGATACTTGTTCATGCAGGCT
This genomic window from Pelorhabdus rhamnosifermentans contains:
- a CDS encoding recombinase family protein, with translation MNNRRNNDKDLGPACFYLRKSREDQEAEARGEGETLSKHRKALFKLAKEYGVAITKVFEEVVSGENVIHRPVVIELLKEVEEGKWNSVWCMDIDRLGRGKMQDQGLIIDTFKNSHTKIVTPRKIYDLDDDLDEEYTEFEAFMARKELKIITRRLQGGRLRSIEDGNYLGTLPPYGYLIEKKDRKRYLIKNPKQAKPTALIWRLYRHEDMGTSKIANELNRLGYLSYTGKIWTAPSVLVILKNPVYAGIVAWKKKEQKKSIVPGKKRDTRSRPRNEQIWVYDAHEPYVTIEEFNKVQDMLAKRYHPPYRLLNGITNPLAGLIKCDLCGSSMIYRPYVHQQYPHLMCYNRHCTNKSCRFEYVEREVIEGLTTWLDEYQTQWENFRLPERQDNRINRKNKAYHNLQKELVGLEQQKNKLYDLLEKGIYDEKIYRDRSKKLSERISKAETAILETRQLLAKELQHEKARKDIVPKLEHVLDVYKETADAAIKNKLLKSVLEQATYRKEAHQKNDDFTLVLYPRLPKLLLDR
- a CDS encoding YbaK/EbsC family protein → MEAGQTAPTLITKTDKGYFSIIFSGSRSRIDFELIAKIVNVSQAKLANKDKIRKITGFDPGDTPMVGLNIPTIFDKRLLQYSFVYGGSRQPNRTLKLSPLALIKLNQPVAFLESD
- a CDS encoding sigma-70 family RNA polymerase sigma factor; amino-acid sequence: MLGTAPDVVADAVENQCEQERLGRQLNKLSGREKWVLEMRFGMPGGAKKTQRDIAKLLGISRSYVSRIEKRAINKLGKHMSAEEP
- the rbr gene encoding rubrerythrin: MKSLKGTKTSENLMKSFAGESQARNRYTYYASKAKNEGYVQISNIFTETADNEKEHAKRFFKFLAESLNKETVTIEADFPVALGNTKENLVSAAAGENEEWSKLYPHFADVAQEEGFNLIATVFREIATVEQHHEERFNKLHDNLVNNQTFTKVGTTRWKCNNCGYIHEGNTAPETCPACAHPQGYFEVFVETY
- a CDS encoding exonuclease SbcCD subunit D, whose amino-acid sequence is MKILHTADWHIGKIVNQTHLTEDQNFVLHSLIELIQSEKPDVLVIAGDIYDRAIPPVEAVDLLDDVLSKVLLELKVPVLMIAGNHDSPDRLGFGSQLLKAKGLHIEGRFQKELQPVVLTDEYGPVNFYLVPYAPPAIVRDILGRDDVVNHDTAMQAVIDVIEKQWDPKARNVLVTHGFVRGMADLEYSQSEKSLSTLESLGGADYVDVNRFRRFTYTALGHLHGPQTAGCERVRYAGSLLKYSFSETNQHKSVTLVELGATGDITLECKVLTPRRDMRKIKGQLHQLLDPAVYTGTTVDDYLHVTLTDEGELMEPMSKLKSVYPNVLSLEYEIKERCAGEDKTSAGAEYKQQSKLELFKDFYSDITGLTFDECKTAIVAEAIAAVDAEDRGR
- a CDS encoding AAA family ATPase, with the protein product MKPLKLKMTAFGPYAKEQVIDFTELGAHQLFVITGDTGAGKTTILDAISYALYGRASGRDRDNDSLRSHFAEFDLLTSVELDFEIGGERYWIRRLPKQQKAKSRGTGFTEQNAEAELKFFDGQTSVIAGVTEVNNKMIALMGLTYEQFKQIIMIPQGEFRELLTADSKARQDILQKIFGTESLRRIQELLENKATALTREVAVLSNQRDEFIRSIDGSCFVELQELLARDAYAVPAVLAALTKAIASDEAAAQKLQAGIVDKEKALADKQAEIFRGREINGKLLERDEALQKKQYLVARQTEIEHKKNKLTNGRRALNLQTVDRECQSRNRVVQDKKNQLEKAQSQVVAAVAARNEAEQLYRLEKDKEAEKNNLLAEMTRLEGLRAKVADWDVRQRQVVTLQSKLIKVKQDKEKAEILLQENRTKLMVCQDDLNKAQADAVKFVQLTLALTEATERYTKVQMLEQENKQLGVLRLIYSQGRHEENEKRKDYEQAQLNYEAAQRVFLEGQAGQLAARLISGQPCPVCGSIEHVRPAVMQGNIPDDLALKKLKKVEKTAQAAWEKVNQKYQQAQVRGKSQKEIVERLKQELDALVDEDLSSLDKEQLTSYLANTVPKLKERMTELSRLREKLAAHNKPEQALRDQLIKINSDILDMEKQVTTLGEEYTQAFSEFQSTQILVENLSGELEPAIRSTAKLEQAIQQIKSQFDLLKSRLEQAEQRMTASKVDYAKKSSEKEGALATVAEAQNEVELAEKRFLAALVASGFDGKDDYEQAKLDESAIQALDKEIAAYYEELRSVQDHWTHLEQQVAGLHVVLIEQLEVERLALETEKSRLSELRTTVWTRKSLNQKLFERIIKLNTQIEKQEEQHQLIGHLARIAKGDNAQKVSFERYVLAAFFNDIIHAANIRLDTMTGGRYRMNRIVEKGKGSGQSGLEIEVFDYYTGQARHVKTLSGGESFKASLALALGLAEVVQSYAGGVSLETMFVDEGFGTLDPESLDQAIQCLVDLQHSGRLVGIISHVPELRASVDARLEIEAGKDGSSAHFCVL
- the hrpB gene encoding ATP-dependent helicase HrpB, coding for MKTLPIDDVLEEIKTTLQLQSRLVLVAPPGAGKTTRVPLALLNEPWLSGKRMIMLEPRRLAARRTASYMASLLKEPVGHNVGYRVKFDTKVGPATRIEVITEGVFLRMIQQDPALTGVGLVIFDEFHERSLDADLGLALCYESQSILRADLHMLVMSATLAAQPIADLLGHAPVIVSEGQLFPVETRYLERRASERVEDLVTLAVKKTLQHDKGDVLVFLPGAGEIHRVKRALEAFERDNSLHILPLYGNLSQQEQDRALAPTKQQGERKVILATSIAETSLTVEGVHVVIDCGLMRQPRFSPRTGMSHLDTFRVSRASADQRRGRAGRLGPGICYRLWTKQDDSHLLRETVPEILVADLTGLVLELALWGVKDSAELVWLNPPPAAAIQQAQKLLTELGALDVSNGITPHGKQMAAAGIHPRLAHMIVKARELGWGFLACKLAAVLLGRELFTANGAGSDVDLRWRIEALQGRHPQAVNIIVCQQIKQEAALLEQKFGLAKEEQFDLSVCGLLLAFAYPDRIAKRRSDGRYLLQNGRGARLRGDQLFGRESYIVAAELADTGVDSLIYLAAPVSEAELFQYFSDQMIKEELVEWDEVSQSVQARTLEWFGALLMKERPLLHPAAERVLEALLKGIRQIGLSILPWTKGAQQLRLRLAFMHAYALKDWPDMSDENLLLSLEEWLAPYLMDLSRRSDLQRLNLVDILMARLTWQQQKELNVCAPTHMIVSRGQKIPIDYSNPRVPRLSVRLQQLFGQLETPKIMRGKVALTIELLSPAGRPVQITQDLLNFWQTTYFAVKKDLMGRYPKHYWPEDPLTALPTHRVRPKT